From the genome of Scytonema hofmannii PCC 7110, one region includes:
- a CDS encoding pirin family protein, translating to MATLHLSKERRTVAGIISSVETLEGEGIVVRRPFPKSTFSDFDPFLLLDELGPVEVAPGQAKGAPDHPHRGFETVTYLLQGRLEHKDSLGHTGRLNSGDVQWMTAGSGIVHSEMPEREFARTGGRLHALQLWVNLPQRSKLMPPHYQDIPAERIPTARSHDGLVVVKVIAGSAFGVNAAIETQTPIMYLHLTLKPGATVVQPVPRDYNAFAYVLEGEGAFGADSERGEDGKMVLFAQDGEEVAIANSSTEEPLEVLLIGGVPLNEPVVRYGPFVMNTEAEIEQAFADYHNGRMGTINV from the coding sequence ATGGCTACCTTACACCTCAGCAAAGAACGGCGAACGGTTGCAGGGATCATCAGCAGCGTCGAAACGTTGGAGGGTGAAGGCATCGTTGTGCGCCGTCCCTTTCCAAAAAGTACTTTTTCAGATTTCGATCCGTTTCTACTTTTAGATGAATTAGGCCCTGTTGAAGTTGCGCCCGGTCAAGCTAAGGGAGCACCGGATCATCCTCATCGAGGTTTTGAGACGGTGACCTATTTGTTACAGGGACGCTTGGAACACAAGGATTCGCTGGGACATACTGGAAGATTAAATTCCGGTGATGTGCAATGGATGACAGCAGGATCTGGGATCGTTCACTCAGAAATGCCGGAACGGGAGTTTGCTCGCACTGGTGGGCGGTTACACGCGCTACAGTTATGGGTAAATTTGCCGCAGCGCAGTAAGTTGATGCCTCCTCACTATCAAGATATTCCTGCTGAACGCATTCCCACAGCGCGATCGCACGACGGGTTGGTAGTAGTGAAAGTCATCGCTGGAAGTGCATTCGGTGTCAATGCTGCCATTGAAACGCAAACACCCATTATGTACTTGCATCTCACACTTAAACCAGGTGCAACAGTAGTTCAGCCCGTGCCGAGAGATTATAATGCCTTTGCCTATGTACTTGAAGGTGAAGGAGCATTCGGTGCAGATTCTGAACGAGGTGAGGATGGAAAGATGGTTCTTTTTGCCCAAGATGGCGAAGAGGTAGCGATCGCAAATTCATCCACAGAAGAGCCACTAGAGGTGCTGCTGATTGGCGGAGTGCCTCTTAATGAACCAGTTGTTCGCTACGGACCGTTTGTCATGAACACCGAAGCGGAAATTGAGCAAGCATTTGCAGATTATCATAACGGAAGGATGGGTACTATTAATGTCTGA
- a CDS encoding sulfurtransferase, with protein sequence MEVKPLLTPIKLAEILPQKSTIVIDTRTSEEYAVSHIPGAVNIRDIFTYLAASTPLGLLSLQSHFAASLGAAGISGVEQIVIYEDAMNSGYGQSCRGYFLLKYLGCSQVSVLHGGYQAWLAAGLPTTAEVPNRDKKSFSINIDSSMMVTTEEMLQALDRPEIIKLDVRDTDEWMGVSSSPYEVDFCPRKGRIPGAVWIEWYRMMVSHSGILMFRSSEEILEICKSVGITPESTVYVYCFKGSRASNTLIALKEAGIRDVRNYFSSWNEWSRDPSLPIESV encoded by the coding sequence ATGGAAGTAAAACCGCTGCTCACACCCATAAAACTAGCTGAGATTTTGCCGCAAAAATCAACTATTGTAATTGATACCCGTACTTCTGAAGAGTATGCAGTTTCCCACATTCCTGGAGCAGTCAATATTCGCGATATTTTTACTTATTTGGCGGCTTCTACACCATTGGGTTTATTGAGCTTGCAATCGCATTTTGCAGCCAGTTTAGGTGCAGCTGGGATCTCAGGTGTGGAACAGATTGTCATCTATGAAGATGCTATGAACTCTGGCTATGGACAGTCTTGCCGAGGTTACTTTTTGCTCAAGTATTTAGGTTGTTCTCAGGTTTCTGTTCTACATGGTGGTTATCAAGCATGGTTAGCCGCCGGATTGCCGACTACCGCAGAAGTTCCAAATCGTGATAAAAAGTCGTTTTCTATCAACATAGATTCCTCAATGATGGTCACCACGGAGGAGATGTTGCAAGCTCTCGATCGCCCTGAAATTATCAAGCTGGATGTCAGAGATACTGATGAGTGGATGGGAGTGAGTTCCTCCCCTTATGAAGTTGACTTTTGTCCGCGTAAAGGTAGAATTCCTGGCGCAGTCTGGATTGAGTGGTATCGGATGATGGTGTCCCATTCTGGAATTCTGATGTTCCGTTCTTCTGAAGAAATCCTAGAAATTTGTAAGTCTGTGGGCATCACGCCAGAGTCAACGGTATACGTTTACTGCTTTAAAGGGTCTAGAGCTTCTAATACCCTAATTGCTCTTAAAGAAGCAGGTATTAGAGATGTGAGAAACTATTTTAGCTCTTGGAACGAGTGGTCTCGAGATCCATCACTGCCTATTGAAAGTGTGTAA
- a CDS encoding HNH endonuclease yields MDLEGKGLEELFELADKIGERRYHRLTRQDLEDYKKFDNWRYINGDIRCGTTKESQDWARDNSDWHCPICGDRFSECGGRTIDHKLPRSRYPWLSMDFRNFWVICRSCNEEKGEMHWFEYEHYMFVRHPNLLPAIQDARPTQLLKSLKE; encoded by the coding sequence GTGGATCTTGAAGGCAAGGGGCTTGAAGAGTTATTTGAGTTAGCAGACAAGATTGGCGAAAGGCGATATCACCGACTGACTCGCCAGGATCTTGAGGATTACAAGAAATTTGATAACTGGCGATATATCAATGGTGACATCAGGTGCGGAACGACTAAGGAAAGTCAGGATTGGGCAAGAGATAATTCAGATTGGCATTGTCCAATTTGTGGAGATAGATTCTCGGAATGTGGTGGTAGAACAATCGACCATAAACTACCGCGATCGCGGTATCCCTGGTTGTCAATGGACTTTAGAAATTTTTGGGTGATTTGCAGATCTTGCAACGAAGAGAAAGGGGAGATGCATTGGTTCGAGTACGAGCATTATATGTTCGTTCGTCATCCCAATTTATTGCCTGCTATACAGGATGCACGCCCTACCCAATTGCTAAAGTCATTGAAGGAATAA
- the ggt gene encoding gamma-glutamyltransferase encodes MVIARKVRWRIGLLALAVGTALLHPTLARTQDAPEAGSGRIEREAVITQKYMAVAANPLASAAGSDILRAGGSAVDAAIAIQLVLGLVEPQSSGLGGGAFLVYYDAKAKQLRTYDGRETAPAAAQPDRFLDADGKPLQFYDAVVGGKSVGVPGAVRMLEMAHKKHGKLPWKKLFRPAIELAEQGFPLSPRLYTLLRTEQYLQRTPAAKNYFFQPDGTPKPVGTILVNQPYAQVLRQIAKRGADAFYEGEIAKDIVATVQQADIPGDLTTTDLTTYQAIERPPVCGVYRVYKVCGMGAPSSGGLTVLQILGILENFDLASLEPASLEAVHLFAEAGRLAYADRGFYIADPDFVSVPSNELIDPEYLKRRAALISLERALTEAQPGELPLQAAFVGGKDDSPEFPSTSHLAIVDRYGNAVSMTTSIEDAFGSRLLVRGFLLNNELTDFSFSPTTGDGKPVANRVEPGKRPRSSMAPMMVFDQNGKLVMVVGSAGGARIINYVAKALVAALDWKLDSQQAVALPNFGNRNGSTELETGTANVADLKLGLESLGHSVQVVEQTSGSHAITLTDMGLVGGADPRREGEAIGK; translated from the coding sequence GTGGTTATAGCACGTAAAGTTCGCTGGCGTATTGGTTTGCTGGCTCTTGCCGTCGGAACCGCCCTCTTGCACCCTACGCTGGCGCGTACACAAGATGCACCCGAGGCAGGTAGTGGTCGTATTGAGCGCGAAGCTGTTATCACTCAGAAGTATATGGCAGTAGCAGCTAACCCTCTAGCATCAGCAGCAGGTAGTGACATTCTCCGCGCTGGAGGAAGTGCTGTTGATGCGGCGATCGCGATCCAATTAGTCCTTGGCTTGGTTGAGCCGCAGTCTTCTGGACTTGGTGGAGGGGCATTCTTAGTTTACTACGATGCCAAAGCTAAACAACTTCGTACCTATGACGGTAGGGAAACTGCACCAGCAGCAGCTCAACCAGACCGTTTTCTGGATGCAGATGGCAAACCGCTACAGTTCTACGATGCTGTTGTTGGTGGAAAATCTGTAGGCGTGCCTGGGGCAGTCAGGATGCTAGAAATGGCACACAAGAAGCATGGTAAGCTACCTTGGAAGAAACTTTTTCGACCTGCGATCGAACTGGCTGAACAAGGCTTCCCCCTCTCACCACGCTTGTACACTCTACTGAGAACAGAACAGTATCTCCAGCGTACTCCCGCAGCTAAGAATTACTTCTTTCAACCAGATGGTACTCCCAAGCCCGTCGGCACCATACTTGTCAATCAACCTTACGCTCAGGTACTGCGCCAAATTGCCAAACGAGGTGCTGATGCCTTTTACGAGGGTGAAATTGCTAAAGATATCGTTGCCACAGTACAACAGGCAGACATACCAGGCGACTTAACAACCACCGATCTCACAACCTACCAAGCGATAGAACGACCACCAGTGTGTGGAGTTTACCGAGTTTATAAGGTTTGCGGTATGGGAGCTCCTAGCTCTGGGGGTCTGACTGTGTTACAAATTCTCGGCATCCTCGAAAACTTCGACTTGGCAAGCTTGGAGCCAGCTTCATTAGAGGCAGTCCATCTCTTCGCGGAAGCCGGACGGCTTGCCTATGCCGATCGCGGATTCTACATAGCCGATCCAGATTTTGTCTCAGTGCCATCTAACGAATTAATCGACCCAGAATACCTCAAGCGACGTGCAGCACTCATCAGTCTTGAGCGTGCTTTGACTGAAGCCCAACCTGGTGAGCTACCTCTACAGGCTGCATTTGTGGGGGGAAAAGATGATTCCCCAGAGTTTCCCTCCACCAGCCATCTTGCAATTGTCGATCGCTACGGAAACGCGGTGTCGATGACTACTAGTATTGAAGATGCTTTTGGCTCAAGATTACTGGTGCGAGGCTTCTTGCTCAACAATGAACTCACAGATTTCTCTTTCTCACCCACAACAGGTGATGGCAAACCTGTCGCCAATCGCGTAGAACCAGGAAAGCGCCCCAGAAGCTCAATGGCTCCTATGATGGTATTCGACCAAAATGGCAAGCTAGTCATGGTGGTTGGCTCTGCTGGTGGTGCAAGAATTATCAACTACGTTGCTAAGGCACTAGTTGCGGCTTTGGACTGGAAACTCGATAGCCAGCAAGCAGTAGCATTGCCAAATTTCGGCAATCGCAATGGTTCGACAGAATTGGAGACAGGTACTGCAAATGTTGCCGATCTCAAGCTTGGTTTAGAATCACTCGGTCATTCGGTGCAAGTTGTAGAGCAAACGAGTGGTTCCCATGCCATTACCCTAACCGATATGGGTTTGGTCGGCGGCGCAGATCCCCGTCGTGAAGGAGAAGCTATAGGCAAATAA
- a CDS encoding type II toxin-antitoxin system HicA family toxin → MDLNNKQRQVLESIFTNPIPANILWQDIENLFKALSADIRQGQGSRVRVKLNNVKAVFHEPHPEKETDKGAVKSVREFLIKAGVEPKTSVNDDE, encoded by the coding sequence ATGGATTTAAATAACAAACAGCGTCAGGTTTTGGAATCTATTTTTACAAATCCGATTCCCGCAAATATTCTTTGGCAGGATATTGAAAACTTATTTAAAGCATTGAGTGCTGATATACGCCAAGGTCAAGGGTCACGGGTGAGAGTGAAATTAAACAATGTCAAAGCTGTATTTCATGAACCGCATCCAGAAAAGGAAACTGATAAAGGTGCAGTTAAATCGGTACGAGAGTTTTTAATCAAAGCAGGTGTTGAACCAAAAACATCAGTAAATGATGATGAGTAA
- a CDS encoding type II toxin-antitoxin system VapC family toxin — MKYLLDTDHLSIIQREMGQDYMNLLNRMAQHPISAFSVSMVTFHEQILGSHTYINRARNSNEIVKGYEMMARIRRDFTVLPVIPFDSAAAAMFDSLQSQRIQLATMDLRIAATCRSRGLILLTRNNRDFGKVPELKIENWTISKTGGAD; from the coding sequence ATGAAATATCTGTTGGATACCGATCATCTCAGCATTATCCAAAGGGAAATGGGGCAAGATTACATGAACCTATTGAATCGGATGGCTCAACATCCGATTTCAGCTTTTTCTGTGTCAATGGTTACGTTTCATGAACAGATTCTTGGTAGCCATACTTATATTAATCGCGCTCGTAATTCCAATGAGATCGTCAAAGGTTATGAAATGATGGCTCGAATTCGGAGAGACTTTACAGTTTTGCCAGTTATTCCATTTGATAGTGCTGCCGCAGCAATGTTTGATAGCTTGCAATCTCAAAGAATTCAGCTAGCAACGATGGATTTACGAATTGCTGCTACCTGCCGCTCTCGTGGATTAATCTTGCTAACACGTAATAATCGAGATTTTGGTAAGGTGCCAGAGCTAAAGATAGAAAATTGGACAATAAGCAAGACTGGTGGGGCAGATTAG
- the pbpC gene encoding penicillin-binding protein 1C — MRQALPLLTQMKKKLWHQLNRRTGKVILALLLICVTVRSLPYLAPIRAADIAQQQLALEFTDRNGLPLGTLLTRDQEHTSVVPLNHVSALFIQAILAAEDGDFYHHGALDLKAAARAIKDAIYTRKIVSGASTVTMQLARMLNPVPRTLSGKVQEIWLSWRLTAGMSKDEILSAYINRLPMGGNIYGIEAAARTYFSIPASDINLAQASLLAAIPNNPTYFDPLQHYPRLKQRQKYVLHRMEQDGYINPSQAKQSYTEEIVFQSRQRGIIAAPHFLFWLSAQLHPTPPRTPRQDKQELKSNQILTTIDRPLQQFVEAQVQQVISTLANNNVHHAAALVIDNHTGEVLAYVGSPDYFNEAKLGRNDGVQALRQPGSTLKPFLYELALEKGVILPNTILADVPAHYAIPGAKLYSPTDYNKSFLGPVRVRIALANSLNIPAIRVLEKVGVKTFLNRLHQLGFEHLTQSAEYYGLGLTLGSGEVSLWELARAYITMARQGEVTQLLTTVSQSPLPTPHSPLPNPKASNSPLPTPHSPLPSPTTWQLITDMLSDRHARATAFGIDSVLNLPFPTAVKTGTSSNFRDTWTVGFTTDYTVATWVGNFDGDPMRQVSGVTGAAPLWNRIMLYLHEKREPVGFTPPKDMVQLPICAVSGLKPTPDCSSVVQEYFYPENVQDYQRQNQFQLSHEYDDWLAKQEQSGLTSSKLKIVSPHQGDLFLLHPGDEVKQRLEFKLAGTSEATVEWSLNGEKLATDSSGSVFWTLRPGKWVLEASSGGMSDRITFQVEFATLKPTRRGFSVSLSHRF, encoded by the coding sequence ATGAGACAAGCTTTGCCGTTGCTTACCCAGATGAAAAAGAAACTGTGGCATCAGTTGAATCGCAGAACTGGCAAAGTGATCTTAGCGTTGCTACTGATATGCGTGACAGTGCGATCGCTCCCATATTTAGCACCCATTCGCGCCGCCGATATTGCTCAACAACAGCTGGCACTGGAATTTACAGACCGGAATGGGCTACCATTGGGAACATTGCTAACCCGCGACCAAGAGCACACATCTGTAGTACCATTGAATCATGTTTCTGCTCTTTTTATCCAAGCTATTTTAGCTGCAGAAGATGGAGACTTTTATCATCACGGAGCATTAGATTTAAAAGCCGCAGCCCGCGCAATTAAAGATGCAATCTACACCAGAAAGATTGTTTCCGGTGCTTCCACAGTTACCATGCAGTTAGCAAGGATGCTAAATCCAGTTCCTCGTACTCTGTCAGGCAAAGTTCAAGAAATTTGGCTTTCCTGGCGGTTAACAGCAGGAATGAGTAAAGACGAAATTCTTTCTGCATATATCAACCGTCTGCCAATGGGAGGGAACATCTATGGTATAGAAGCAGCAGCTCGTACCTATTTTTCCATACCAGCGAGTGACATCAATCTTGCTCAAGCTAGCCTCCTTGCTGCTATTCCCAATAATCCCACTTACTTCGATCCACTTCAGCATTATCCACGACTGAAGCAACGCCAGAAATACGTCCTTCATCGTATGGAACAAGACGGATATATCAATCCCTCTCAAGCAAAACAATCATACACTGAAGAAATTGTGTTTCAATCTCGTCAACGGGGAATTATTGCTGCACCGCACTTTTTGTTTTGGTTGTCTGCTCAACTTCACCCAACCCCTCCCCGCACTCCCCGTCAGGACAAGCAGGAGTTGAAATCTAACCAAATCCTGACGACTATAGACCGTCCTTTACAGCAGTTTGTAGAAGCACAGGTCCAGCAGGTTATTTCTACCCTAGCCAATAACAATGTTCATCATGCAGCTGCTTTGGTCATTGACAACCATACTGGGGAAGTTTTGGCTTATGTCGGGTCGCCTGACTACTTTAATGAAGCTAAGCTAGGACGCAATGATGGAGTACAAGCACTGCGTCAACCTGGTTCTACTCTCAAACCATTTCTGTATGAGTTGGCTTTGGAAAAAGGTGTCATCCTCCCCAATACAATCTTGGCAGATGTACCCGCTCACTACGCAATTCCTGGAGCAAAACTTTACAGCCCCACAGATTATAATAAAAGTTTTTTGGGACCAGTGCGGGTGCGTATCGCTTTGGCGAATTCTTTGAATATTCCAGCGATACGGGTGTTGGAAAAGGTGGGTGTAAAAACTTTTCTCAATCGTCTTCACCAACTAGGCTTTGAACACCTCACCCAGTCAGCAGAGTACTATGGGCTGGGGTTAACTCTGGGTAGTGGCGAAGTCAGTTTGTGGGAATTAGCCCGTGCTTACATTACTATGGCACGACAAGGAGAAGTTACGCAGCTACTGACTACAGTTTCTCAATCCCCACTCCCCACTCCCCACTCCCCACTCCCCAATCCCAAAGCTTCCAATTCCCCACTCCCCACTCCCCACTCCCCACTCCCCTCCCCCACAACATGGCAACTTATAACCGATATGTTAAGCGATCGCCATGCGCGTGCAACTGCATTTGGTATAGATTCAGTCCTGAATTTACCGTTTCCGACTGCTGTTAAAACTGGTACTTCCTCTAATTTTCGCGATACTTGGACGGTGGGATTTACGACTGACTACACTGTCGCGACTTGGGTAGGCAATTTCGATGGCGATCCCATGCGTCAGGTTTCTGGCGTGACTGGCGCTGCACCATTATGGAACCGAATTATGTTATACCTGCATGAAAAGCGAGAACCTGTAGGTTTTACTCCTCCAAAAGATATGGTACAACTCCCTATTTGTGCTGTTTCTGGGTTAAAACCAACACCAGATTGTTCTTCAGTGGTACAGGAATATTTTTATCCAGAAAACGTCCAAGACTACCAGCGCCAAAACCAATTTCAATTGTCCCACGAGTATGATGATTGGTTGGCAAAGCAGGAGCAATCTGGGTTGACTTCAAGTAAGCTTAAAATTGTATCCCCTCATCAGGGGGATTTGTTCTTGCTGCATCCGGGTGATGAAGTAAAACAAAGACTGGAGTTCAAATTAGCAGGGACATCGGAAGCAACCGTAGAATGGTCGTTGAATGGTGAAAAGCTAGCGACGGATTCTTCTGGTTCTGTCTTTTGGACTCTGCGTCCTGGTAAGTGGGTATTGGAAGCAAGCAGTGGTGGAATGAGCGATCGCATAACTTTTCAAGTAGAGTTTGCGACTCTTAAGCCTACACGTCGGGGGTTTTCGGTAAGCTTATCCCACCGCTTTTAG
- a CDS encoding Uma2 family endonuclease produces the protein MSQTPLKMTVEEYLTYDDGTDKRYELDSGVLVEMPPGTGNHEAIITFVLFQFILEKQRLGLTLEPRSNGVEVMIGTQIRRPDVLVMTQQQAVSIEKKSAILRTAPPLIVEVVSSESIDRDYNIKISEYAAFGVNEYWIVDPLEDKVTVCLLVGSIYNQTVFTGNQKIVSQNFPQIYLTAQQLLMPKL, from the coding sequence ATGTCCCAAACACCCTTAAAAATGACAGTAGAGGAGTATCTAACCTACGATGATGGCACAGACAAGCGTTACGAACTTGATTCGGGGGTATTGGTAGAAATGCCTCCTGGGACTGGGAATCATGAAGCAATCATCACGTTCGTGTTATTTCAGTTTATTTTGGAAAAACAAAGACTGGGACTAACATTAGAACCGCGTTCCAATGGTGTTGAAGTTATGATAGGTACACAAATTAGGCGTCCTGATGTATTGGTCATGACTCAACAACAAGCTGTGTCCATTGAAAAGAAATCAGCTATTCTTAGAACTGCACCACCACTCATTGTTGAAGTCGTATCTTCCGAATCTATTGACCGCGACTATAATATCAAAATATCAGAGTACGCCGCCTTTGGTGTTAATGAATATTGGATTGTCGATCCGTTAGAAGATAAAGTAACAGTCTGTTTGCTAGTTGGTTCAATTTATAATCAAACAGTATTTACTGGCAATCAAAAAATTGTATCGCAAAATTTTCCCCAAATTTACCTGACTGCTCAGCAATTACTAATGCCGAAACTTTAA
- a CDS encoding tetratricopeptide repeat protein, whose translation MAITIISLSALSSELTPSVYAQPTRTDTLKSNLNNSVDFLNRGRDRFQRGDYKGAVEDFNQAIVLNPNDANAYYHRGLLLHKLGDNLNAVLNFDRALQLNPRYADAYFRRAGARYNIGDRPGTIQDLQLAAKFFQSQGNTKGYQQAQNLIKRLSTW comes from the coding sequence ATGGCGATTACAATCATTAGTCTGTCTGCACTTAGCAGTGAGCTGACTCCATCTGTTTATGCACAACCTACTCGTACTGACACTTTAAAAAGTAACCTTAACAACTCAGTTGACTTTCTCAACCGAGGACGCGACAGATTTCAGCGTGGAGATTATAAGGGGGCGGTAGAGGACTTTAACCAGGCAATAGTCCTGAATCCTAACGATGCCAACGCCTATTATCATCGGGGTCTTCTTCTACATAAGCTCGGAGACAATTTGAACGCAGTATTGAACTTCGATCGGGCATTGCAACTTAATCCCCGCTATGCAGATGCTTACTTTCGCAGAGCTGGTGCTCGTTATAATATTGGAGATCGACCCGGAACAATTCAGGACTTACAGCTAGCAGCTAAGTTCTTTCAATCACAAGGAAATACAAAGGGTTATCAACAAGCACAAAATCTAATTAAGCGGCTCAGCACTTGGTAG
- a CDS encoding toxin-antitoxin system HicB family antitoxin, whose translation MTYKGYTASLEIDLEAGIIFGRVLDINDVVTFKGKTVEEARQEFQKSVDDYLAFCEDLGEEPDKPFSGKLPFRTTPENHRKIFIAASKAGKSINAWMDEVLSIAADKVINTNF comes from the coding sequence ATGACTTATAAAGGATATACAGCAAGTTTAGAAATTGACTTAGAAGCAGGAATTATTTTTGGGCGTGTATTAGATATTAATGATGTCGTGACATTTAAAGGGAAAACAGTCGAGGAAGCACGTCAAGAATTTCAGAAATCGGTAGATGATTATCTTGCTTTTTGTGAAGACTTAGGGGAAGAACCCGATAAACCTTTTTCTGGAAAACTTCCCTTTCGCACAACACCAGAAAATCACCGCAAAATTTTTATTGCAGCTTCTAAAGCAGGTAAAAGTATTAATGCTTGGATGGATGAAGTATTGAGCATTGCCGCAGATAAGGTAATTAATACAAATTTCTAA